In a single window of the Rhodoferax saidenbachensis genome:
- the nuoL gene encoding NADH-quinone oxidoreductase subunit L, with product MSSTLSASTLLAVPLAPLVGAVLAGVLGTKFGGNVIGRRLSHSVTILGVLVAFIISAMTLKSVAMDGARFNETIYTWMVVGGLKMEVGFLVDGLTAMMMCVVTFVSLMVHLYTIGYMEEDEGYNRFFAYISLFTFSMLMLVMSNNMLQLFFGWEAVGLVSYLLIGFWYNKPTAIFANMKAFLVNRVGDFGFILGIGLIVAFAGTLNYTEAFAKADELAKLSFPGTDWMLVTVICICLFIGAMGKSAQFPLHVWLPDSMEGPTPISALIHAATMVTAGIFMVARMSPLFELSDTALSFIMVIGSITALFMGFLGIIQNDIKRVVAYSTLSQLGYMTVALGASAYSVAVFHLMTHAFFKALLFLAAGSVIMGVHHNQDIRWMGGLRKYMPITWITSLLGSLALIGTPLFAGFYSKDSIIEAVHESHLWGAGFANFAVLAGVFVTAFYSFRMYFLVFHGKERFDQNPDAHHGAHHDESEEPDPHHHHDDHHVPHESPWVVTVPLVLLAIPSVVIGYLTIDAMLYGDFFKDAIFINLEKHAAMEELKQAFHGPLQMALHSLTTLPLWLAIAGVATSYYMYMVNPAVPAAIKRTFMPIFTLLENKYYLDWINENILARGARALGTGLWKGGDQALIDGTLVNGSWKLVGWISSGARKLQTGYLYHYALAMILGIFVLMTYFVWLK from the coding sequence CTGGCGGGTGTGCTGGGCACGAAATTCGGTGGCAATGTCATCGGCCGCCGCCTCTCCCATTCGGTCACTATTCTTGGCGTGCTGGTGGCGTTCATTATTTCGGCCATGACACTCAAGTCCGTGGCTATGGACGGCGCACGTTTCAACGAGACGATCTACACCTGGATGGTGGTGGGTGGACTCAAGATGGAAGTCGGCTTCCTGGTCGATGGGCTCACCGCCATGATGATGTGTGTGGTGACCTTTGTATCGCTCATGGTGCACCTGTACACCATTGGCTACATGGAAGAAGACGAGGGCTACAACCGCTTCTTCGCCTATATCTCCCTGTTCACCTTCTCCATGTTGATGCTGGTCATGAGCAACAACATGCTGCAGCTGTTTTTCGGTTGGGAAGCAGTGGGGCTGGTGTCCTACCTGCTGATCGGCTTCTGGTACAACAAACCGACGGCCATCTTTGCCAACATGAAGGCTTTTCTGGTCAACCGCGTGGGTGACTTCGGCTTCATCCTGGGCATTGGCCTGATCGTCGCCTTCGCTGGTACGCTGAACTACACCGAAGCCTTTGCCAAGGCGGACGAATTGGCAAAGCTCAGCTTCCCGGGAACTGACTGGATGCTGGTCACCGTGATCTGCATCTGCCTGTTTATTGGTGCCATGGGCAAGTCGGCCCAGTTCCCATTGCATGTCTGGCTGCCAGACTCCATGGAAGGCCCGACACCCATCTCTGCGTTGATCCACGCAGCGACCATGGTGACGGCCGGTATTTTCATGGTGGCACGTATGTCGCCGCTCTTTGAACTGAGCGATACGGCCTTGAGCTTCATCATGGTGATCGGTTCCATCACGGCTTTGTTCATGGGTTTCCTGGGCATCATCCAGAACGACATCAAACGTGTGGTGGCGTACTCCACGTTATCGCAGTTAGGTTACATGACGGTGGCGTTGGGTGCTTCGGCCTACTCAGTCGCTGTGTTCCACCTGATGACCCATGCCTTCTTCAAGGCCTTGCTGTTCCTGGCTGCGGGTTCGGTCATCATGGGTGTGCACCACAATCAGGACATCCGCTGGATGGGTGGCCTGCGCAAGTACATGCCCATCACCTGGATCACCTCCTTGCTGGGTTCACTCGCGCTGATTGGTACACCATTGTTCGCAGGCTTCTACTCCAAGGACAGCATCATCGAAGCGGTGCACGAGTCCCACCTGTGGGGTGCCGGCTTCGCCAACTTCGCAGTGCTGGCTGGCGTGTTTGTCACGGCCTTCTATTCCTTCCGCATGTACTTCCTGGTGTTCCATGGAAAAGAGCGGTTTGACCAGAATCCCGATGCCCACCATGGCGCGCACCATGACGAATCGGAAGAGCCCGATCCGCACCATCACCATGATGACCACCACGTACCGCACGAATCTCCGTGGGTCGTGACTGTGCCGCTCGTACTGCTGGCGATTCCTTCGGTGGTGATTGGTTACCTGACGATTGATGCCATGCTCTACGGTGATTTCTTCAAGGACGCGATTTTTATTAACCTTGAAAAACATGCTGCTATGGAAGAGCTCAAACAGGCTTTCCACGGTCCGCTGCAAATGGCCCTGCATTCGCTGACCACCTTGCCGCTGTGGCTGGCCATTGCGGGTGTGGCGACCTCCTACTACATGTACATGGTTAACCCGGCCGTACCAGCTGCGATCAAACGCACCTTCATGCCCATCTTCACCTTGCTGGAGAACAAGTACTACCTGGACTGGATCAATGAAAACATCTTGGCCCGTGGTGCGCGTGCACTGGGCACGGGTTTGTGGAAGGGCGGGGATCAGGCCCTGATTGACGGCACGCTGGTGAATGGATCCTGGAAGCTGGTGGGCTGGATTTCCAGTGGCGCGCGCAAGTTGCAGACGGGTTACCTCTACCACTATGCGCTGGCCATGATTCTGGGCATTTTTGTGCTCATGACGTACTTTGTCTGGCTCAAGTAG
- a CDS encoding NADH-quinone oxidoreductase subunit M codes for MGLLSLAIWTPIAFGLVLLALGRDEQAKAVRWIALVGALVSFLVTLPLYGQFDTASAAMQFVEKAPWIERFNVNYHLGLDGISFWFVLLTAFITVVVVIASWESITTRVNQYMGAFLILSGLMIGVFSALDGLLFYVFFEATLIPMYLIIGIWGGPNKIYAAFKFFLYTLLGSLLMLVALIYLYSKSGGSFDLSVWHALPLDGTAQTLLFFAFFAAFAVKVPMWPVHTWLPDVHVEAPTGGSAVLAAIMLKLGAYGFLRFSMPIAPDAAHEWAWLMIALSLVAVVYVGLVAMVQQDMKKLVAYSSVAHMGFVTLGFFIFNDLGVSGGLVQMIAHGFVSGAMFLSIGVLYDRVHSREIASYGGVVNTMPKFAAFALFFAMANCGLPGTAGFVGEWMVILGAIKFNFWIGFAAASALIFGAAYTLWMFKRVYLGPVANDDVKALIDINAREFLMLALLAIAVLYMGIHPKPFTDVMDASVAQLLKHVAISKLH; via the coding sequence ATGGGATTGTTGAGCCTTGCGATCTGGACGCCTATTGCGTTCGGTTTGGTACTGTTGGCCTTGGGGCGTGATGAGCAGGCCAAGGCCGTGCGCTGGATTGCCCTGGTGGGCGCCTTGGTCAGTTTCCTGGTGACCTTGCCTTTGTATGGCCAGTTTGATACGGCCTCTGCCGCAATGCAGTTTGTCGAAAAGGCACCGTGGATTGAACGCTTCAATGTGAACTACCACCTGGGGCTGGACGGCATTTCCTTCTGGTTCGTGCTGCTCACGGCTTTCATCACCGTTGTGGTGGTGATCGCCAGCTGGGAGTCCATCACCACCCGTGTCAACCAGTACATGGGGGCCTTCCTCATTCTGAGCGGTCTGATGATTGGCGTGTTTTCTGCGTTGGACGGTCTGCTGTTCTACGTGTTCTTTGAAGCCACGCTGATTCCCATGTACCTGATCATTGGTATCTGGGGTGGGCCGAACAAGATTTACGCGGCGTTCAAATTCTTCCTCTACACCTTGCTCGGCTCCCTGCTGATGCTGGTGGCGCTGATTTACCTGTACTCCAAATCGGGTGGCAGTTTTGACCTGTCGGTGTGGCATGCCCTACCATTGGATGGCACGGCGCAAACGCTGCTGTTCTTTGCCTTCTTTGCAGCTTTTGCCGTCAAGGTGCCGATGTGGCCGGTCCACACCTGGTTGCCCGACGTGCACGTGGAAGCGCCTACCGGTGGCTCTGCCGTGCTGGCCGCGATCATGCTGAAGCTCGGTGCCTATGGTTTCCTGCGTTTCTCCATGCCCATCGCCCCGGACGCCGCCCACGAATGGGCCTGGCTGATGATTGCGTTGTCGCTGGTAGCCGTGGTGTATGTGGGTCTGGTGGCCATGGTTCAGCAGGACATGAAAAAACTGGTGGCCTATTCGTCGGTGGCCCACATGGGCTTCGTCACACTGGGTTTCTTCATCTTCAACGACCTGGGCGTGTCCGGTGGTCTGGTGCAGATGATTGCCCACGGTTTTGTGTCGGGTGCCATGTTCCTGTCCATCGGCGTGTTGTATGACCGCGTGCACTCACGTGAAATCGCCAGCTACGGCGGCGTTGTCAACACCATGCCCAAGTTCGCTGCGTTTGCACTGTTCTTTGCCATGGCCAATTGCGGCCTGCCAGGTACCGCCGGTTTTGTCGGTGAGTGGATGGTGATTCTGGGTGCGATCAAGTTCAACTTCTGGATTGGCTTTGCAGCAGCCAGTGCACTGATCTTTGGCGCCGCCTACACCCTGTGGATGTTCAAGCGGGTCTACCTTGGCCCGGTGGCCAATGACGATGTCAAGGCACTGATCGACATTAACGCCCGCGAGTTCCTCATGCTGGCGCTGCTGGCCATTGCGGTGCTGTACATGGGTATCCATCCCAAGCCATTCACCGATGTCATGGATGCTTCCGTGGCCCAACTGCTCAAGCATGTTGCCATTTCCAAGTTGCACTGA